Proteins co-encoded in one Coregonus clupeaformis isolate EN_2021a chromosome 17, ASM2061545v1, whole genome shotgun sequence genomic window:
- the LOC121586487 gene encoding major histocompatibility complex class I-related gene protein-like isoform X1, with protein MYRPNLMVFVLYFSLECICQSQSAIYSLNYIYTALSKPVELPGIHEFIAMGLINNKQIDYYDSVAKKKIPKQDWMREKLPADYWEKGTQSRKSKEQWFKVNVNILMDRMMHNSTDVHILQWKHGCEIDQQPDGTLKFMKGIDQYSYDGDDFLAFDDATMQWVAPVDQALPTKRKWDGVQILNQYTKGYLEKECVDWLSKFMEYGEKEFSSADSPPKVYPFAKKAQIAGHVRLTCMATGFYPKDVVMHIKKNGVPLTKHDGVLSTGVLPNDDDTYQIRMSVQIPEADKETYECYVDHDTLKEPIVEKWDGKCCDCGSVVGGVIPAVIVIIGVLILVVLLVRYRRVIIATGNGVAFSDLGFAVLKR; from the exons ATGTATAGACCTAATTTGATGgtttttgttttatatttttcattAGAATGTATTTGCCAGAGCCAAAGCG CCATCTACTCCCTGAATTACATCTACACTGCCCTCTCAAAGCCAGTAGAATTGcctggtatccatgagttcattgCCATGGGCCTGATCAATAACAAACAGATCGACTACTATGACAGTGTGGCAAAGAAGAAGATTCCCAAACAGGACTGGATGAGGGAGAAGCTGCCTGCAGACTACTGGGAAAAAGGCACTCAGTCACGCAAGAGCAAGGAGCAGTGGTTCAAAGTTAACGTCAACATCCTGATGGACCGCATGATGCATAACAGCACTG ATGTCCATATCCTTCAGTGGAAGCATGGCTGTGAGATTGACCAACAGCCAGACGGCACATTGAAATTCATGAAGGGCATTGACCAATACAGCTACGATGGTGACGACTTCCTGGCCTTCGATGATGCCACTATGCAGTGGGTGGCCCCAGTTGATCAAGCTCTGCCGACTAAGAGGAAGTGGGACGGGGTGCAGATCCTCAACCAGTACACCAAGGGCTACCTGGAGAAGGAGTGTGTGGACTGGCTGTCTAAATTCATGGAATATGGGGAGAAAGAATTCAGTAGTGCTGATT CCCCTCCAAAGGTATATCCATTTGCTAAAAAGGCCCAAATTGCAGGACATGTCCGACTGACCTGCATGGCCACAGGGTTCTATCCCAAAGATGTGGTTATGCATATTAAGAAGAATGGTGTTCCATTGACCAAACATGATGGAGTGCTGTCTACAGGAGTCCTACCCAATGATGATGACACCTACCAGATCAGGATGAGTGTGCAGATCCCAGAGGCAGATAAGGAAACTTATGAATGCTATGTCGACCATGACACTTTGAAGGAGCCAATTGTGGAAAAATGGG atggaaaatgttgtgaCTGCGGAAGTGTCGTTGGTGGAGTCATTCCGGCAGTCATTGTCATTATTGGAGTTCTGATCTTGGTGGTCCTGTTGGTTCGGTACAGAAGAGTCATAATTG
- the LOC121586487 gene encoding major histocompatibility complex class I-related gene protein-like isoform X2 produces the protein MYRPNLMVFVLYFSLECICQSQSAIYSLNYIYTALSKPVELPGIHEFIAMGLINNKQIDYYDSVAKKKIPKQDWMREKLPADYWEKGTQSRKSKEQWFKVNVNILMDRMMHNSTDVHILQWKHGCEIDQQPDGTLKFMKGIDQYSYDGDDFLAFDDATMQWVAPVDQALPTKRKWDGVQILNQYTKGYLEKECVDWLSKFMEYGEKEFSSADSPPKVYPFAKKAQIAGHVRLTCMATGFYPKDVVMHIKKNGVPLTKHDGVLSTGVLPNDDDTYQIRMSVQIPEADKETYECYVDHDTLKEPIVEKWDGKCCDCGSVVGGVIPAVIVIIGVLILVVLLVRYRRVIIGC, from the exons ATGTATAGACCTAATTTGATGgtttttgttttatatttttcattAGAATGTATTTGCCAGAGCCAAAGCG CCATCTACTCCCTGAATTACATCTACACTGCCCTCTCAAAGCCAGTAGAATTGcctggtatccatgagttcattgCCATGGGCCTGATCAATAACAAACAGATCGACTACTATGACAGTGTGGCAAAGAAGAAGATTCCCAAACAGGACTGGATGAGGGAGAAGCTGCCTGCAGACTACTGGGAAAAAGGCACTCAGTCACGCAAGAGCAAGGAGCAGTGGTTCAAAGTTAACGTCAACATCCTGATGGACCGCATGATGCATAACAGCACTG ATGTCCATATCCTTCAGTGGAAGCATGGCTGTGAGATTGACCAACAGCCAGACGGCACATTGAAATTCATGAAGGGCATTGACCAATACAGCTACGATGGTGACGACTTCCTGGCCTTCGATGATGCCACTATGCAGTGGGTGGCCCCAGTTGATCAAGCTCTGCCGACTAAGAGGAAGTGGGACGGGGTGCAGATCCTCAACCAGTACACCAAGGGCTACCTGGAGAAGGAGTGTGTGGACTGGCTGTCTAAATTCATGGAATATGGGGAGAAAGAATTCAGTAGTGCTGATT CCCCTCCAAAGGTATATCCATTTGCTAAAAAGGCCCAAATTGCAGGACATGTCCGACTGACCTGCATGGCCACAGGGTTCTATCCCAAAGATGTGGTTATGCATATTAAGAAGAATGGTGTTCCATTGACCAAACATGATGGAGTGCTGTCTACAGGAGTCCTACCCAATGATGATGACACCTACCAGATCAGGATGAGTGTGCAGATCCCAGAGGCAGATAAGGAAACTTATGAATGCTATGTCGACCATGACACTTTGAAGGAGCCAATTGTGGAAAAATGGG atggaaaatgttgtgaCTGCGGAAGTGTCGTTGGTGGAGTCATTCCGGCAGTCATTGTCATTATTGGAGTTCTGATCTTGGTGGTCCTGTTGGTTCGGTACAGAAGAGTCATAATTG